A genome region from Streptomyces sp. S4.7 includes the following:
- a CDS encoding High-affinity nickel-transporter, with amino-acid sequence MRHVRRTAATVSASIALALAAATPAQAHPLGNFSVNHHDGLRLAADRIQDTAVVDSAEIPTAQDRGATDTDRDGTVSAGEAAHRATERCTELAGRTGATVNGRALRWHTRKATLTYAAGAAGLPVARLTCALTAEADLTGPAEVGFVSGADTARTGWKEITAVAGAGVRLARSSVPATSPSGALRRYPANGGEQPLAVTSATLRTQPGDAGYGGPAGARDTRAVAKEAVLFPALENRLTDLTAGRDLTWPVGLFAVLLSLLLGAGHAALPGHAKLAVAACLARGKGGARAAVAVGATVTATHTAGVLVTGLLLTAGGGLLGERLLGLLGAVSGAVIAGLGAMLTVTAVRGLRAGATPAHGHNHTHGDGHSHGQGHTHGQTHSDHRHGKAGRTGLPALLGVGLAGGLVPSPSALVVLLGAIALSRTYFGVLLVIGYGLGMALTLTSAGLLLAGGGSRLATLGERRLPALRRYTPYGAVLTAFAVLAVGIGLTVRSLV; translated from the coding sequence ATGAGGCACGTCCGCCGGACGGCCGCCACCGTATCCGCGTCGATCGCGCTGGCACTCGCGGCGGCAACGCCCGCGCAGGCACACCCCTTGGGCAACTTCAGCGTCAATCACCACGACGGTCTGCGGCTGGCGGCGGACCGGATCCAGGACACGGCGGTTGTCGACAGCGCGGAGATCCCCACCGCGCAGGACCGGGGCGCCACCGACACCGACCGCGACGGGACGGTCTCGGCCGGGGAAGCGGCCCACCGGGCGACGGAGCGCTGCACGGAGCTGGCCGGGCGGACCGGGGCGACGGTGAACGGACGCGCGCTCCGGTGGCATACGCGGAAGGCGACACTGACGTACGCCGCCGGCGCGGCGGGACTGCCTGTCGCCCGGCTGACTTGCGCACTGACGGCGGAGGCGGATCTGACCGGGCCCGCCGAGGTCGGCTTCGTTTCGGGCGCGGACACCGCGCGGACCGGGTGGAAAGAGATCACCGCAGTCGCCGGGGCCGGGGTGCGGCTGGCACGCTCCTCCGTGCCCGCGACGAGCCCGAGCGGGGCGCTGCGGCGCTACCCGGCGAACGGCGGTGAACAACCACTGGCTGTGACGTCCGCGACGCTGCGGACGCAGCCGGGGGACGCCGGTTACGGCGGGCCTGCCGGTGCGCGCGACACCCGCGCCGTGGCGAAGGAGGCGGTACTCTTCCCCGCCCTGGAGAACCGGCTCACCGACCTCACGGCGGGCCGCGATCTCACCTGGCCGGTGGGGCTGTTCGCGGTGCTGCTCAGCCTGCTTCTCGGCGCCGGGCACGCGGCGCTCCCCGGGCACGCCAAGCTGGCGGTGGCGGCCTGTCTGGCCCGCGGGAAGGGCGGTGCGCGCGCTGCCGTGGCGGTCGGCGCGACGGTGACGGCCACGCATACGGCGGGAGTGCTCGTGACGGGCCTGCTTCTCACCGCGGGCGGAGGGCTGCTGGGGGAGCGACTGCTGGGACTGCTCGGTGCCGTGAGCGGGGCAGTGATCGCGGGGCTGGGAGCGATGCTGACAGTGACGGCTGTACGAGGGCTGAGAGCCGGCGCCACGCCAGCCCACGGCCACAACCACACGCACGGGGACGGGCACTCGCACGGGCAAGGGCACACGCACGGACAGACGCACAGCGACCATCGCCACGGGAAGGCGGGCCGTACCGGGCTTCCCGCCCTCCTCGGTGTCGGGCTCGCGGGCGGACTGGTACCCAGTCCCTCCGCGCTCGTCGTCCTGCTGGGCGCGATCGCCCTGAGCCGAACGTACTTCGGCGTGCTGCTCGTCATCGGCTACGGCCTCGGCATGGCGCTCACCCTGACCTCGGCCGGGCTGCTGCTCGCCGGTGGCGGGAGCCGGCTCGCGACGCTGGGCGAGAGACGGCTGCCGGCCCTGCGCCGCTACACCCCGTACGGGGCCGTTCTGACCGCGTTCGCGGTCCTGGCGGTAGGGATCGGGCTGACGGTACGCAGCCTGGTATGA
- a CDS encoding APC family permease: protein MRKPSPAAVPDELQRRLGVFDAVVIGLGAMIGAGIFAALAPAAHAAGSGLLIGLALAAVVAYCNATSSARLAARYPASGGTYVYGRERLGDFWGYLAGWAFVVGKTASCAAMALTVGSYVWPGQAHAVAVAAVVALTAVNYAGVQKSALLTRVVVAVVLAVLAAVVVVSLTSSSSSAARLGVGDDATFGGVLQAAGLLFFAFAGYARIATLGEEVRDPQHTIPRGISISLGITLVVYAVVAISVLTVLGPKGLAEAAAPLSDAARAAGADRLAPVVRVGAAVAALGSLLALILGVSRTTLAMARDRHLPHGLAAVHTKFKVPHRAELAVGAVVAVVAATVDVRGAIGFSSFGVLAYYAVANACAWTLRPLEGRPARIIPVIGFAGCLVLAFALPLSSVVAGATVLAVGAAAYGVRRSVAARTP from the coding sequence ATGCGCAAGCCATCGCCGGCGGCCGTTCCGGATGAGTTGCAGCGGCGGCTCGGGGTGTTCGATGCCGTGGTGATCGGCCTGGGGGCGATGATCGGTGCGGGGATCTTCGCTGCACTCGCGCCGGCCGCGCACGCCGCCGGCTCCGGACTGCTGATCGGCCTGGCCCTCGCCGCCGTGGTCGCGTACTGCAATGCGACCTCCTCCGCGCGGCTCGCGGCCCGCTACCCCGCCTCCGGTGGCACCTACGTCTACGGCCGGGAGCGGCTGGGGGACTTCTGGGGCTACCTCGCGGGGTGGGCGTTCGTGGTCGGCAAGACCGCCTCCTGCGCGGCGATGGCGCTCACGGTCGGCTCGTATGTGTGGCCCGGACAGGCTCACGCGGTCGCGGTCGCGGCGGTGGTGGCGCTGACGGCGGTCAACTACGCCGGGGTGCAGAAGTCGGCGCTGCTGACCCGGGTGGTCGTGGCGGTGGTTCTGGCGGTGCTCGCCGCCGTCGTGGTCGTCTCTCTCACCTCTTCCTCATCGAGCGCGGCCCGGCTCGGTGTCGGGGACGACGCAACGTTCGGCGGGGTGCTCCAGGCGGCGGGCCTGCTGTTCTTCGCATTTGCCGGGTACGCGCGCATCGCCACCCTCGGCGAGGAGGTCCGCGACCCGCAGCACACCATCCCCCGGGGCATCTCGATCTCGCTCGGTATCACCCTGGTCGTCTACGCAGTCGTCGCCATCTCCGTGCTGACCGTGCTGGGCCCCAAGGGCCTGGCCGAGGCCGCCGCGCCCCTGTCGGACGCGGCCCGGGCGGCGGGCGCAGACCGGCTGGCGCCGGTCGTGCGTGTCGGGGCCGCCGTGGCCGCGCTCGGCTCGCTGCTCGCGCTGATCCTCGGCGTCTCCCGCACCACTCTGGCCATGGCCCGCGACCGGCATCTGCCCCACGGCCTGGCCGCGGTGCACACGAAGTTCAAGGTGCCGCACCGGGCCGAGCTCGCGGTGGGCGCCGTGGTGGCGGTGGTCGCGGCGACGGTGGACGTGCGCGGGGCGATCGGGTTCTCCTCCTTCGGTGTCCTGGCGTACTACGCCGTCGCCAACGCCTGCGCCTGGACCCTGCGACCTCTGGAGGGCCGTCCCGCGCGGATCATCCCCGTGATCGGGTTCGCCGGTTGCCTGGTCCTGGCCTTCGCCCTGCCGCTGTCCTCGGTGGTCGCCGGGGCCACGGTGCTGGCCGTAGGTGCCGCCGCCTACGGGGTGCGCCGCTCGGTGGCCGCACGCACACCGTGA
- a CDS encoding DUF6223 family protein → MSTSAALMVAAEGGLIGDGRTGANLALGAGLLGLVIGRLASTRAGGRISTGSARTGGMSAIAVGMAGVVLAVLHLATSSGGPGTGNGLVGAVVALPLGLGGVLLGRRALTRAVGAGQPMG, encoded by the coding sequence ATGAGTACTTCAGCAGCGCTGATGGTGGCCGCCGAGGGCGGGCTCATCGGGGACGGACGGACCGGGGCCAACCTGGCCCTCGGGGCAGGACTGCTCGGCCTGGTGATCGGCCGGCTGGCCTCGACTCGTGCCGGCGGCCGGATCAGTACCGGCAGCGCGCGCACCGGTGGGATGTCGGCCATCGCGGTCGGAATGGCCGGCGTGGTCCTCGCGGTGCTGCACCTGGCCACCTCCAGTGGCGGTCCCGGTACCGGCAACGGGCTTGTCGGCGCCGTCGTCGCGCTGCCGTTGGGGCTGGGCGGCGTACTCCTCGGCCGCCGGGCGCTGACCCGCGCCGTCGGCGCCGGGCAGCCGATGGGATGA
- a CDS encoding sensor histidine kinase, which yields MNKGRFAVPAGVTDWLIAVGVAALLLGSGLSGPHPSGDRELLGSALLAAGGLALAVRRRAPLVALAVAGLSAVGYQAAGFEVLAVSYLVAVYAAVRAGHRSATLALTVALLAVLQLSALLSHDGPAREAVTQARSTLEIAWLIAAFSAGEAVRLAERRAAEAEHTREETARRRADEERLRIARELHDSLTHQISVIKVQSESAVHVARRRGEQVPEALLAIQEAGREASRELRATLEALRDDGTAPPPGLDHIHHLVKQFQTTRLKTTLTIDGHPHALPATVGRTAYRIVQESLTNVSRHAAATTAAVLIHYRSDTLAIRVDDNGETTQDTTQMPGLGLLGMRERVTALGGRLHTGSGSSGGFTVQAELPTDGAP from the coding sequence ATGAACAAAGGGCGGTTCGCTGTCCCGGCCGGGGTCACCGACTGGTTGATCGCCGTGGGCGTGGCGGCGCTGCTGCTGGGCTCCGGGTTGTCCGGGCCACACCCCTCCGGGGACCGGGAGTTGCTCGGCTCCGCGCTGCTGGCGGCCGGCGGGCTGGCGCTGGCTGTGCGCCGCCGGGCACCGCTCGTGGCCCTGGCCGTCGCCGGGCTGTCCGCAGTGGGCTACCAGGCGGCCGGATTCGAAGTGCTCGCCGTCTCCTACCTGGTGGCGGTCTACGCCGCCGTACGCGCCGGGCACCGCTCCGCCACACTGGCCCTGACCGTGGCCCTGCTGGCTGTGCTCCAGCTCTCCGCCCTGCTCTCGCACGACGGGCCCGCGCGCGAGGCCGTGACACAGGCCCGGAGCACCCTGGAGATCGCCTGGCTCATCGCCGCCTTCTCCGCCGGGGAGGCGGTGCGCCTGGCCGAACGGAGGGCGGCCGAAGCCGAGCACACCCGCGAGGAGACCGCCAGGCGCCGGGCCGACGAGGAGCGACTGCGCATCGCGCGGGAGCTGCACGACTCGCTCACCCACCAGATCTCGGTCATCAAGGTGCAGTCGGAATCCGCGGTCCACGTGGCCCGGCGGCGGGGTGAGCAGGTGCCGGAGGCACTGCTGGCGATCCAGGAAGCCGGCCGGGAGGCGAGCCGGGAACTGCGCGCCACCCTTGAGGCACTGCGCGACGACGGCACCGCCCCGCCGCCCGGACTCGACCACATCCACCACCTGGTGAAACAGTTCCAAACGACCCGCCTCAAAACGACGCTGACGATCGATGGGCACCCGCACGCCCTGCCTGCCACGGTGGGCCGTACCGCGTACCGGATCGTCCAGGAGTCGCTCACCAACGTCTCCCGGCACGCCGCCGCCACCACCGCCGCGGTGCTGATCCACTACCGTTCGGACACCCTCGCCATCCGCGTCGACGACAACGGAGAGACCACGCAGGACACCACACAGATGCCCGGCCTCGGACTACTCGGCATGCGCGAACGCGTCACTGCCCTGGGAGGACGCCTGCACACCGGGTCGGGCAGCTCAGGCGGCTTCACCGTCCAGGCCGAACTCCCCACCGACGGAGCGCCGTGA
- a CDS encoding response regulator transcription factor, which produces MIRVLLVDDQPLIRSGFRALLDLEDGIKVVAEAADGEEGLALVKKHLPDVVLIDIQMPVMDGIEATRRIAADPALAGVHVVMLTNYGMDEYVLDALRAGAAGFLVKDITAEDFLHAVRVAARGDALLAPSITRKLIDRYVTQRPSTRAGSGLKELTSREREAVALAAQGLTNGEIADHMVITPLTAKTHLNRAMTKLHARDRAQLVVLAYESGLVTPRNP; this is translated from the coding sequence GTGATCCGTGTCCTGCTGGTCGACGACCAGCCGCTCATCCGCAGCGGCTTCCGCGCGCTGCTCGACCTCGAAGACGGCATAAAGGTGGTGGCCGAGGCCGCCGACGGCGAAGAAGGCCTGGCGCTCGTCAAGAAGCATCTGCCCGACGTCGTGCTCATCGACATCCAGATGCCCGTCATGGACGGCATCGAAGCGACCCGTCGCATCGCCGCGGACCCGGCCCTGGCCGGCGTACACGTCGTCATGCTGACCAACTACGGCATGGACGAGTACGTTCTCGACGCGCTGCGCGCCGGCGCCGCCGGCTTCCTCGTCAAAGACATCACGGCGGAGGACTTCCTGCACGCTGTACGCGTCGCCGCCCGCGGCGACGCCCTGCTCGCGCCCTCGATCACCCGTAAGCTCATCGACCGCTACGTCACCCAGCGCCCCTCCACACGCGCCGGCAGCGGGCTGAAGGAACTGACCAGCCGCGAACGCGAGGCGGTCGCACTCGCCGCACAGGGCCTGACCAACGGCGAGATCGCCGACCACATGGTCATCACCCCGTTGACGGCCAAGACCCACCTCAACCGGGCCATGACCAAGCTCCACGCCCGTGACCGCGCCCAACTCGTGGTCCTCGCCTACGAATCCGGCCTGGTAACGCCGCGCAACCCCTGA
- a CDS encoding SDR family NAD(P)-dependent oxidoreductase: protein MSEKWTTANIPDQSGRVAVVTGANTGLGYETAKALAEHGASVVLAVRNVEKGEQAAARMTGDVTVQALDLTSLDSVRSSVAALRSRLDRIDLLINNAGVMYTPKQTTRDGFEMQFGTNHLGHFAFTGLLLDLMLPVPGSRVVTVSSTGHRIRAAIHFDDLQWERSYSRAAAYGQSKLANLMFTYELQRRLATHGTTVAMAAHPGMSSTELARNTPAALRLPLTWAAPLITQTPAMGALPTLRAATDPAALGGQYYGPGGRNEVMGHPRLVTSSPQSYEVAVQQRLWAVSEDLTGVKFPVVQRDRCAGGVIPRR, encoded by the coding sequence ATGAGTGAGAAGTGGACGACGGCGAACATTCCGGACCAGAGCGGGCGGGTGGCCGTGGTGACCGGGGCCAACACCGGACTGGGGTACGAGACCGCCAAGGCGCTCGCCGAGCACGGGGCGTCCGTGGTGCTCGCGGTGCGCAACGTCGAGAAGGGTGAGCAGGCCGCGGCCCGCATGACGGGCGACGTGACAGTGCAGGCCCTGGACCTGACCTCGCTCGACTCCGTCCGGTCCTCGGTCGCGGCGCTGCGGTCCCGGCTCGACCGGATCGACCTGCTGATCAACAACGCCGGCGTGATGTACACCCCGAAGCAGACCACCCGGGACGGCTTCGAGATGCAGTTCGGCACCAACCACCTCGGCCACTTCGCGTTCACCGGGCTGCTGCTGGACCTGATGCTGCCGGTGCCCGGCTCGCGCGTGGTGACCGTCAGCAGCACCGGCCACCGCATCCGGGCCGCGATCCACTTCGACGACCTGCAGTGGGAGCGGTCCTACAGCCGGGCGGCCGCTTATGGCCAGTCCAAGCTGGCCAACCTGATGTTCACGTACGAGTTGCAGCGCCGACTCGCCACGCACGGCACCACCGTCGCGATGGCCGCGCACCCCGGCATGTCCAGCACCGAGCTCGCTCGCAACACCCCCGCGGCCCTCCGGCTCCCACTCACCTGGGCCGCGCCGCTGATCACCCAGACGCCGGCGATGGGCGCGCTGCCGACCCTGCGCGCCGCCACCGACCCCGCCGCGCTCGGCGGCCAGTACTACGGTCCCGGCGGACGCAACGAGGTCATGGGCCACCCCCGGCTGGTCACCTCCAGCCCGCAGTCGTACGAGGTGGCCGTCCAGCAGCGGCTGTGGGCCGTCTCCGAAGACCTCACCGGGGTGAAGTTCCCCGTCGTTCAGCGAGACCGGTGCGCAGGTGGCGTCATTCCACGCCGATGA
- a CDS encoding TetR/AcrR family transcriptional regulator, with protein sequence MTFQRARTEEQREIRRRAILDMASAMLDEMPVAAVTLNELSRRVGLAKPNVLRYFESREAVLLELLDHFLQEWLTELAGELAAGVDEKLPMTERAAAVSEILSRSLSGRVVLCDLFGAQGGVLEHNVSVEVVARYKRASLDRLTTMTALIQKYLPELGENATLFSLQTMVMAGALSAYSTPPPSLQAAYQAEPDLAHFHLELKDSLRLALTATLLGVLPRR encoded by the coding sequence GTGACTTTCCAGCGGGCGCGAACCGAAGAGCAGCGGGAGATCCGCCGACGGGCGATCCTCGACATGGCGTCGGCGATGCTCGACGAGATGCCCGTGGCCGCGGTCACGCTGAACGAGCTCAGCCGCCGGGTAGGCCTGGCGAAGCCGAACGTGCTGCGCTACTTCGAGTCCCGCGAGGCGGTGCTGCTGGAACTGCTCGATCACTTCCTGCAGGAGTGGCTGACGGAACTGGCAGGCGAGTTGGCCGCCGGCGTCGACGAAAAACTACCCATGACCGAGCGAGCGGCAGCGGTGTCCGAGATCCTCAGCCGCTCGCTCTCCGGCCGAGTGGTGCTGTGCGACCTCTTCGGCGCACAGGGCGGCGTCCTGGAACACAACGTCTCCGTCGAGGTCGTCGCACGCTACAAGCGCGCCTCCCTGGACCGCCTGACAACCATGACCGCCCTGATCCAGAAGTACCTGCCGGAGCTGGGTGAGAACGCAACACTGTTCAGCCTGCAAACCATGGTCATGGCCGGCGCGCTGTCGGCGTACAGCACCCCCCCACCCAGTCTGCAGGCGGCCTACCAGGCCGAGCCCGACCTGGCCCACTTCCACCTGGAGCTGAAGGACTCCTTGAGGCTGGCCCTGACCGCAACCCTCCTGGGAGTGCTACCCCGCCGCTGA
- a CDS encoding lytic polysaccharide monooxygenase produces the protein MLFAVAVGALTWSTPAQAHGTVVGPATRAYQCWKTWGTDHANPAMQTQDPMCWQAFQANPDTMWNWMSSLRDGLGGQFQARTPDGTLCSNNLSRNASLDKPGPWKTTTIGNNFSVHMHDQASHGADYFKVYVSKQGFDPKTQTLGWSNLDFITQTGRFAPAQDITFPVQTSGYTGHHILFVIWQASHLDQAYMWCSDVNFG, from the coding sequence ATGCTGTTCGCAGTGGCGGTCGGCGCCCTCACCTGGTCGACCCCCGCCCAGGCTCACGGCACCGTCGTCGGCCCCGCCACCCGCGCGTACCAGTGCTGGAAGACGTGGGGCACCGACCACGCGAACCCGGCCATGCAGACCCAAGACCCCATGTGTTGGCAGGCCTTCCAGGCCAACCCCGACACCATGTGGAACTGGATGAGCTCGCTCCGCGACGGCCTCGGGGGCCAGTTCCAGGCGCGGACCCCCGACGGGACACTCTGCAGTAACAACCTCTCGAGGAACGCCAGCCTGGACAAGCCGGGACCGTGGAAGACCACCACCATCGGCAACAACTTCTCGGTCCACATGCACGACCAGGCGTCCCACGGTGCCGACTACTTCAAGGTCTACGTGAGCAAGCAGGGCTTCGACCCCAAGACCCAGACCCTGGGCTGGAGCAACCTCGACTTCATCACGCAGACCGGCCGCTTCGCCCCGGCACAGGACATCACGTTCCCCGTCCAGACCTCCGGCTACACCGGACACCACATCCTGTTCGTGATCTGGCAGGCCTCGCACCTCGACCAGGCCTACATGTGGTGCAGCGACGTGAACTTCGGCTGA
- a CDS encoding TetR/AcrR family transcriptional regulator codes for MDQDTAEAMARPSARDRLLDAADELFSRDGIARTSVDQVLHHAHVAPATLYAHFSGKDGLITAALHRRLDRWNRIWREAIDAAASPAEKLLAIFDAVSTYRSRYTPGRGCAFLATSTELADLDHPVRAVIEAESTLLLTRLNQLAETVTTNDPAALAGDVLLVHDGAMAGLQRGRTPDPLGHGRTLASRLIQNAIETE; via the coding sequence ATGGACCAGGACACCGCCGAAGCCATGGCCAGACCGTCCGCCAGGGACCGATTGCTGGACGCGGCCGACGAGCTCTTCTCCCGGGACGGCATCGCCCGCACCAGCGTCGATCAGGTGCTGCACCACGCCCACGTCGCCCCCGCCACGCTGTACGCGCACTTCAGTGGGAAGGACGGTCTGATCACCGCCGCACTGCACCGGCGCCTGGACCGCTGGAATCGGATATGGCGGGAAGCCATTGACGCCGCGGCCTCACCCGCCGAGAAGCTCCTGGCCATTTTCGACGCGGTCTCCACCTATCGGAGCCGGTATACCCCAGGCCGCGGGTGCGCCTTCCTCGCGACCAGCACCGAGCTTGCCGACCTCGACCACCCCGTCCGCGCCGTGATTGAGGCGGAGTCCACGCTCCTCCTCACGCGGCTGAACCAGCTGGCGGAGACCGTCACCACCAACGATCCCGCCGCCCTGGCAGGTGACGTACTGCTCGTGCACGACGGAGCCATGGCCGGCCTCCAACGAGGACGGACACCAGATCCCCTCGGCCATGGCCGGACGCTGGCAAGTCGCCTGATCCAGAACGCGATCGAGACCGAATAG
- a CDS encoding EamA family transporter: MKELTSTGPAGTRAFLGAGLVLVSCLSVQASAALAPTLFDRLGAPAVAGLRQLCAALVLMALVRPRVRGHTRQEWAGMAVYGAAMAVMNVAYYCAVGHVPLGVAATLLLLGPFAVAVASARAWREALLPAVGLAGVALVTKPGGAVEWAGIAFGLLSALALACYTVFAQRVGRASSGLEGLAVSVCVSAMLLLPFSLPAAPSVDGSDWGLVAVSGVVGVALAFTLDFQAVKMATAKVVATLFALDPVMGALVGALALAESLSAPVFVGMGLIVAAGAVATWRAESLPVLSMPTSTDRP; the protein is encoded by the coding sequence GTGAAAGAGCTGACCAGCACGGGACCTGCCGGTACCCGAGCGTTCCTCGGTGCGGGCCTGGTCCTCGTCAGCTGCCTCAGCGTGCAGGCCTCGGCAGCACTCGCCCCGACACTCTTCGACCGGCTGGGTGCTCCCGCAGTCGCCGGACTGCGGCAGCTCTGCGCTGCCCTCGTCCTGATGGCGCTGGTGCGTCCGAGGGTCCGTGGCCACACGCGGCAGGAATGGGCCGGCATGGCTGTCTACGGCGCGGCGATGGCCGTGATGAACGTGGCCTACTACTGCGCGGTGGGCCACGTCCCGCTCGGCGTGGCGGCGACGCTCCTGCTCCTCGGACCCTTCGCCGTGGCGGTCGCCTCGGCGCGCGCTTGGCGCGAAGCGCTCCTCCCGGCAGTCGGCCTGGCGGGCGTAGCGCTGGTCACGAAACCGGGCGGGGCAGTCGAGTGGGCGGGAATCGCCTTCGGACTACTCTCCGCGCTCGCCCTTGCCTGCTACACCGTCTTCGCGCAGCGCGTGGGCCGGGCCTCCTCAGGACTGGAGGGACTGGCCGTGTCGGTCTGCGTCTCGGCGATGCTGCTCCTGCCCTTCTCCCTTCCCGCCGCTCCAAGCGTCGACGGATCCGACTGGGGCCTGGTCGCTGTCTCCGGCGTCGTCGGGGTGGCCCTCGCGTTCACCTTGGATTTCCAGGCCGTGAAGATGGCCACCGCCAAAGTGGTCGCGACGTTGTTCGCCCTCGACCCGGTGATGGGAGCACTGGTCGGCGCCCTCGCCCTCGCCGAGAGTCTCTCCGCGCCGGTGTTCGTCGGCATGGGACTGATCGTGGCAGCCGGTGCCGTAGCGACGTGGCGTGCTGAAAGCCTCCCAGTTTTGTCGATGCCGACCAGCACAGACCGCCCGTGA
- a CDS encoding MerR family transcriptional regulator: MLTIGELASYAGVTVRAVRHYHAKGLLPEPERDHSGYRRYGAGAVVELVKIRTLAEAGVPLARVRELLQADEEEFAAAVADIDKRLRGEIRARQRHRERIARLAAGDSLALPQEVVEYLDRLRALGVDERIVQVERDGWIPLAARSPERVPEWMERKREQIANPQFIDFYLTLSRALDRTDADPQLVELADKLAACITQMANDQGEFYVDDTGLEPPFAELLDTHVFDTLPPARRLIELLTKRGWTGWTQLERVNPTRGAAGTR; this comes from the coding sequence ATGCTGACTATCGGCGAGCTGGCGTCGTATGCCGGAGTGACGGTGCGCGCGGTGCGGCACTATCACGCCAAGGGGTTGCTGCCGGAGCCGGAGCGCGACCACTCCGGCTATCGGAGGTATGGCGCGGGCGCCGTCGTCGAGTTGGTCAAGATCCGGACCCTCGCCGAGGCCGGGGTTCCTCTGGCGCGCGTGCGGGAACTGCTGCAGGCGGACGAGGAGGAGTTCGCCGCGGCGGTCGCGGATATCGACAAGCGGCTGCGGGGGGAGATCCGGGCGCGGCAGCGGCACCGCGAGCGGATCGCCCGTCTCGCCGCCGGGGACAGCCTGGCACTGCCCCAGGAGGTGGTCGAGTACCTTGACCGGCTGCGGGCGCTCGGGGTCGACGAACGGATTGTCCAGGTCGAGCGCGACGGCTGGATCCCGCTGGCCGCGCGCTCACCCGAGCGGGTCCCGGAGTGGATGGAACGCAAGCGGGAGCAGATCGCCAACCCACAGTTCATCGACTTCTATCTCACCCTGAGCAGAGCTCTCGACCGCACCGACGCGGACCCACAGCTGGTCGAACTGGCCGACAAGCTGGCCGCCTGCATCACGCAGATGGCCAACGACCAGGGCGAGTTCTACGTCGACGACACCGGCCTGGAGCCACCGTTCGCCGAGCTGCTGGATACGCATGTGTTCGACACCCTGCCGCCGGCCCGTCGTCTGATCGAGTTGCTGACGAAGCGAGGCTGGACCGGCTGGACCCAGCTTGAACGCGTGAACCCGACACGGGGTGCGGCCGGAACGCGGTAG
- a CDS encoding ABC transporter permease, giving the protein MNTATYAVRDSATMLRRNLRHMARNPSQTLMLIGLPLVFLLLFVYVFGGTLGAGLPGAPAGDRGDYLTFITPGVLVMAVASVSISTAVSVATDMTGGIIDRFRTMAIARVSVLTGHVLGAMVQTALALATVFGVAFLLGLETAASAMPWLSLIGLLALLSFAMTWFTVALGLASPNPEAASNWPMIFIMLPFVGSGFVPVESMPTGLRWFAEYQPFTPVIDALRSLLAGSPDGSDALRAIGWCVVIGLVGHLWSRRLYRTRAAN; this is encoded by the coding sequence ATGAACACCGCGACGTATGCCGTCCGCGATTCGGCGACCATGCTGCGCCGCAACCTGAGACACATGGCCCGGAACCCGTCGCAGACGCTGATGCTCATCGGCCTGCCGCTGGTGTTCCTGCTGCTGTTCGTCTACGTATTCGGCGGCACGCTGGGCGCCGGTCTGCCCGGAGCCCCGGCGGGGGACCGCGGCGACTACCTGACGTTCATCACTCCCGGGGTCCTGGTGATGGCGGTGGCAAGCGTGTCCATCAGCACCGCGGTCTCGGTCGCCACCGACATGACAGGCGGGATCATCGACCGGTTCCGAACCATGGCCATTGCCAGGGTCTCGGTGCTCACGGGTCATGTCCTGGGCGCAATGGTCCAGACTGCGCTGGCACTCGCAACGGTCTTCGGCGTTGCGTTCCTGCTCGGTTTGGAGACCGCCGCCTCGGCGATGCCGTGGTTGAGTCTGATCGGTCTGCTCGCGCTGTTGTCGTTCGCGATGACCTGGTTCACCGTGGCGCTGGGGCTGGCGAGTCCGAACCCGGAGGCCGCGAGCAACTGGCCGATGATCTTCATCATGCTGCCGTTCGTGGGCAGCGGGTTCGTGCCGGTCGAGTCGATGCCGACCGGGCTGCGGTGGTTCGCCGAGTACCAGCCGTTCACGCCGGTCATCGACGCCCTCCGCAGCCTGCTGGCCGGATCGCCCGATGGTTCGGACGCGCTCCGGGCCATCGGCTGGTGTGTGGTGATCGGGCTGGTCGGCCATCTCTGGTCACGGCGTCTCTACCGGACCCGCGCCGCGAACTAG